AACAAAAGCGACCCTTTATATAAAACATTTCCGTTTTTTATAGGCCTGCATAGCGGGCTAACCTATGGTCTGTTTCTGGACAATACCCACAAAAGCTATTTCGACTTTGGCGCTACCACCGACGATGAAATGAGCTGGTTTGGTGCCGATGGCGGCGATATGAACTATTATTTTTTTGGCGCACAGGGCGTAGCCAAAATTATTGAAGATTATACCTGGCTCACTGGCCGCATGGAAATGCCGCCGCTGTGGAGCCTTGGTTACCAGCAATGCCGCTGGAGCTATATGAGCGCCAAAGAAGTATTAAAAATTGCCAAAACCTTCCGCAAAAAGAAGATCCCGGCCGACGTGATGTATTGCGACATTGATTATATGGAGGGTTTCAAAATTTTTACCTGGAATAAGAAAACCTTTGCTAATCCGCGGGCCATGATGAACGAGCTAAAGGCGATGGGTTTTCATTTGGTTACGATAGTTGATCCGGGAATAAAGATTGAAGACGGCTACAAGCAATACGATGAAGGAGTAGCTAACGACTACTTTGCCAAATATCCCGATGGCGAAAATTATACAGGGTATGTTTGGCCGGGCCGCTGTCACTTTCCCGATTTTTTCAGGGATGATGTGCGGGAGTGGTGGGGCGCAGCGTTTACCGCTTTGACAGATGTTGGCGTAGATGGTTTTTGGAACGATATGAACGAACCGGCAGCCTGGGGGCAAAACATCCCGTGGATGGTAAAATTTGGAGATAAATATATGCCCGAAGTGCGCAATGCTTATGGCATGCAAATGGCCAGGGCTACATACGAGGGCACAAGAAAAATCCTGAATAACAAACGACCATTTGTACTCACCCGGGCCGCATACGCCGGCACACAGCGCTATTCGGCCGTGTGGACGGGCGATAACACCGGCACTGATGAGCACATGCTTTTGGGGCAGCGTTTAGTAAACAGCCTTGGTATAACCGGCATATCTTTTACCGGCGTAGATATCGGTGGCTTTAGCGCCAACCCAACGCCTGAGCTAATGGTACGCTGGAATTCGTTAGGAGTTTATACGCCAATGTTTCGAAACCACGCTATACAGGGCAGCAAAATGCGCGAGCCATGGGAATGGGGAGATGTCAACGAGCAGCTCATCAAAAAAGATATTGAACAACGATATAAGCTGTTGCCCTATATTTATTCGGCCTTTCATCAATCCACACAAACAGGCTTACCCATTAGCCGCACGCTGGCCATTGAATATCCTTTTGACGAAAAAGTATATTTCGAACGCTTCCAAAACCAGTTTATGTTTGGCGATGCGCTGTTGGTTTCTCCTGTTGAAAGCGATAAGGTAAAAACCGATGTTTACCTGCCCAACGGCGATTGGTATCGCTTAAGTACCGGCGAAAAACACAAAGGTGGTAAAATTGTAAATGTAGCATCGCCTTTAACCGATTTGCCTGTTTTTGTAAAAGCAGGTGCTATTATACCAATGCAAAGCGTAACGCAAAGTACAGCCGCTAAAGGCGATGGCATTTTACAGATTCATGTCTGGAATGGAAAGGAAACTACCGAATTTGTTTATTATGAAGATGACGGGTTGTCTTACGATTATGAACATGGGGGTTACTACAACCGTACAATTAGTTTTGATCCAAAGAAAAAGCAGGTTAGTCTTTCCGAAGTCGAAGGAACATTTCCGTCGAAGTACCAGCAAATTAGCTTGGAGTTGCATGGCTTTGAGGTTAGTATGAAGAAAAGATTGTTCGACTTTGATAGTGGGTTGATAGAGATAAAAATTTAGTCATACAAACGCTTTTTTCGAATCCCATACTTGCGAAATTTTAAAAACTTCGCAAGTTTTTTAACTGTTTGTATTTCAAACATTACGGCATAATTTCTTCCCATATCACATAATCATATTTTATAAAGCTGTATCTGTGTCATAGTTCTGGATACAAATGAGCGATCGTAATTGACTATATTTTTCAGTTCTGCGTTTAGTGAAATCACGTTAACGACTTCCATCTAATTCATCACGCATCAGCTTATATATTTCTTCAATTTCCTCCCAATTTGTTTTTTCCTCCGGCTCATGCCACAACTTTGAGAATTCACTATAAAAATCAAATTTCCTTTCCTCTTGCTCCTCAACCAGTCTTTTCTTGTCAAGAATGATATCTCCCCAATCTCTTGCTATGGCTAATTTTATTTGATTATCCATTGCCAGAAAGTAGTTCCGGGCAAATTCAATTATTCTTTTTCGAAAGTCATCGTATTCCATTTCACAACTCCCATTTTTAGCTGTCCATAGTTTTGCACCATTTTCTAAAACGAAATCAGTTTCCCAAACTATTTTAACTTTATCGTCATGTCTAAAAAAATATAATGTCGGCCCGCCTAGTAAATGAATTCCCAAAAGTGCTCTTTCCCTGACCCATGAATATAATATATCGACATTGTCCATAAAGGCATCGTAATGAGCTTCGTCCCCATCCTCGTTAAGACTTTTCCAATGTTTAAGGTCTTTGTAAAATTGGGTTACGTTCTCAGCTAACTCATAAAAATTTTCAGGAACGGTTTCTCTTATATTTTTAAATATGTCCGAAAAATCTTCTACAAATCTGCTTACCTGATAATCAGAGTAAGGTGTTGATTTGTCTTCGAAGTATTCCATCGCCTCGCTGGTGTACTCGTAAATAGTTTGATCTCCAAAGGTGAGCCACAAGTCGCCATCTGTGAGAAAAAACCAGCTTGTAAAACGATCATTTTCGCCTATGGCACCCGATGTTTCCTCCGGTGGTTTTATTTTAAAGTTTATCATTTTTCTTAATCCATCCCAATCGGCGATCCATCCGGCATATTCAACACTGGTGTCGGTTGAAATTTATCGGGGTTTTTCTCAAACTCATTGATTTGTGATAAACCGAACAGCAAATTAGCTTTATTGCTACCCGTAGCAGTAAGCGCCGCTGTTTTCATCCATTTTTTAAGGTCATCTATCTGTAGTAACGCAATACCGCGCACGCTTTCGGGGGCGCTGGTTGTGGCAGCCAGGGTTAGTATCTGCCTAAGGGCAAGGTTATTTACCAGGCGTTGCAGTTCGCCTTTATAGCCTGCCGGTTGCGGGGCTTTCCAGGTTTGGGCTACCAGTTTATTCAAAACAGGTAAAAGGCCCGGCTGGGCATTATCGCGCGATTGGTATTCAACCAGCCTGGCGGCGCGCTCGGGCTGTAACATGAACGATAAGGTTGCAGCAGCGGCAGATTCTGCAGCGGCCATCGGATCAAAAGTGAGGCCGGTATGCGATTTAAAGGTTTCCCTTGTACGCGGATAACCAATTGGTCGCGGTGGTATTTTCTCTATCAACTTTTCGGGCAGTGCCAATGCATCTGGGCTGATGGTACCCATCAGCGCATTAAAAGCCTTCCATTGCTCGGCAGGGGGCACAAATTTGGTAATGGTTTGTCCATCGTTTTTAAGTGCGAAAGTATAATACAATCCGCCCAACATTTTCGAAGCAGCCTCAGCCTGGAAACGGTGAATCAGGTACA
The genomic region above belongs to Mucilaginibacter sp. KACC 22773 and contains:
- a CDS encoding glycoside hydrolase family 31 protein, producing the protein MEVEILGNVKSFKQQGGLLTIKTIKAEARVCVYSPTIIRVNISRRHSAPDSSYAVIQQPIGKFEFDESADAIEINTPALKLSINKSPLRFNFSTADGKPLSEDDSRFGTNWQGERVITYRKLYADEKFIGLGEKAGNLNRRGTSYVNWNTDAVDYNNKSDPLYKTFPFFIGLHSGLTYGLFLDNTHKSYFDFGATTDDEMSWFGADGGDMNYYFFGAQGVAKIIEDYTWLTGRMEMPPLWSLGYQQCRWSYMSAKEVLKIAKTFRKKKIPADVMYCDIDYMEGFKIFTWNKKTFANPRAMMNELKAMGFHLVTIVDPGIKIEDGYKQYDEGVANDYFAKYPDGENYTGYVWPGRCHFPDFFRDDVREWWGAAFTALTDVGVDGFWNDMNEPAAWGQNIPWMVKFGDKYMPEVRNAYGMQMARATYEGTRKILNNKRPFVLTRAAYAGTQRYSAVWTGDNTGTDEHMLLGQRLVNSLGITGISFTGVDIGGFSANPTPELMVRWNSLGVYTPMFRNHAIQGSKMREPWEWGDVNEQLIKKDIEQRYKLLPYIYSAFHQSTQTGLPISRTLAIEYPFDEKVYFERFQNQFMFGDALLVSPVESDKVKTDVYLPNGDWYRLSTGEKHKGGKIVNVASPLTDLPVFVKAGAIIPMQSVTQSTAAKGDGILQIHVWNGKETTEFVYYEDDGLSYDYEHGGYYNRTISFDPKKKQVSLSEVEGTFPSKYQQISLELHGFEVSMKKRLFDFDSGLIEIKI
- a CDS encoding DUF5984 family protein yields the protein MINFKIKPPEETSGAIGENDRFTSWFFLTDGDLWLTFGDQTIYEYTSEAMEYFEDKSTPYSDYQVSRFVEDFSDIFKNIRETVPENFYELAENVTQFYKDLKHWKSLNEDGDEAHYDAFMDNVDILYSWVRERALLGIHLLGGPTLYFFRHDDKVKIVWETDFVLENGAKLWTAKNGSCEMEYDDFRKRIIEFARNYFLAMDNQIKLAIARDWGDIILDKKRLVEEQEERKFDFYSEFSKLWHEPEEKTNWEEIEEIYKLMRDELDGSR